The Xiphias gladius isolate SHS-SW01 ecotype Sanya breed wild chromosome 7, ASM1685928v1, whole genome shotgun sequence genome window below encodes:
- the wsb1 gene encoding WD repeat and SOCS box-containing protein 1 — translation MASFPDSVNENDIGKAKFIGELLVPVVPFDQKSGREAWTVAFAPNGSYFAWSQGRRIVKLIPWTKCLKSFSVGHCGEVTNASSPRRLSRQNSDGGQVIPVSDEPCEQTIDCGDTVWGLAFGSSVPEKQSRCINIEWHHFRFGQDQLLLATGLNNGRIKIWDVYTGKLLLNLMDHTDVVRDLTFAPDGSLMLVSASRDKTLRVWDLKDDGNMVKVLRGHQNWVYCSAFSPDSSILCSVGAGKAVFLWNMDKYTLIRKLEGHHNDVVSCDFSPDGALLATASYDTRVIVWDHQKGTILLELGHLFPPPSPIFAGGANDRWVRAVSFCPDGRHISSITDDRLVRFWSIEERAPQAIAPLSNGLCCAFSTEGSVLSAGTRDGSVHFWECPRSIASLQHMCRMALRRVMTTQQVEALAIPTPLRDYLTYKVI, via the exons ATGGCAAGCTTTCCAGACTCTGTAAACGAAAATGATATAG GTAAGGCTAAGTTCATCGGTGAACTCCTGGTGCCTGTTGTTCCCTTTGACCAGAAGTCTGGGCGTGAGGCTTGGACAGTAGCCTTTGCACCCAATGGTTCCTACTTCGCTTGGTCTCAGGGGCGTCGCATTGTCAAGCTCATTCCCTGGACAAAATGCCTGAAGAGCTT TTCAGTGGGTCATTGTGGAGAGGTCACCAATGCCTCGAGCCCCCGGCGTTTGTCCCGTCAGAACAGCGACGGAGGCCAGGTAATCCCTGTGTCCGACGAGCCCTGCGAACAGACCATCGACTGCGGTGACACTGTCTGGGGCTTGGCCTTCGGTTCCTCAGTGCCAGAGAAGCAGAGTCGCTGCATTAACATCGAGTGGCACCACTTCAGGTTCGGCCAGGACCAGCTGCTACTGGCAACAGGCCTCAACAACGGTCGCATCAAGATCTGGGATGTTTACACTG GAAAACTGTTGCTGAATCTGATGGACCATACTGATGTAGTGCGAGACTTGACTTTTGCTCCTGATGGCAGCCTCATGCTGGTCTCTGCATCCAGAGATAAGACCCTCCGTGTATGGGACCTCAAAGATGATG GTAACATGGTGAAGGTCTTGCGGGGGCATCAGAACTGGGTGTACTGCAGCGCCTTCTCCCCCGACTCCTCTATCTTGTGCTCAGTTGGCGCCGGCAAAGCA GTGTTTCTATGGAACATGGATAAGTACACGTTGATACGGAAGCTGGAGGGGCACCACAATGACGTGGTGTCTTGTGACTTTTCACCAGATGGGGCACTGTTGGCAACTGCCTCTTATGACACCAGGGTCATTGTATGGGACCACCAAAAGGGCACCATCCTGCTGGAACTGGG CcacctctttcctcctccatcacccATTTTTGCTGGAGGGGCAAATGACCGCTGGGTTCGCGCTGTGAGCTTCTGCCCTGACGGCCGCCACATTTCCAGCATTACTGATGACAG aCTGGTTCGTTTCTGGAGCATTGAGGAAAGGGCCCCTCAGGCCATCGCCCCTCTCTCTAATGGCCTTTGCTGTGCCTTCTCTACCGAAGGAAGTGTCCTTTCTGCTGG GACTCGTGATGGTAGTGTGCACTTCTGGGAGTGTCCTCGTAGCATTGCCAGTCTGCAGCACATGTGCAGGATGGCTCTTCGCCGGGTGATGACCACCCAGCAGGTAGAGGCCCTGGCCATTCCGACACCACTCCGTGACTACCTGACATACAAAGTCATCTAA